From Thermoflavifilum aggregans, a single genomic window includes:
- a CDS encoding ABC-F family ATP-binding cassette domain-containing protein — translation MQHITLEFGARSLLHDINWHIGKGERIGLVGRNGAGKSTLLKLIAGELSPQEGVVNRQRELRVGFFHQELLSFRTEAPIRDVAMSAFDEINRCWHRLQELSQQMATTQQENLMQEYGELLHQFETANGYQLKARTEEVLEGLGFRTSDLDRPFHTFSGGWRMRVLLARLLLQQPDLLLLDEPTNHLDLPSMQWLENYLQHIPGTCIIASHDRYFLDRLVEKIVEIDQQQLFIYTGNYSAYTTQKQARLEHQQRAYENQQAFIQHQQAFIERFRAKATKAAQVQSAIKKLEKLERIEPVEGTTITPRFQFRMQREPGRLIMSGHHISKSYNENAVLKDVSFEIMRGDKIGLIGANGRGKSTLLRILAGQESFEGKLHTGHHVVMAYYAQHHTEQLNPANTILQEVEQHAPDYTTQEIRNILGQFLFSGDDILKPIQVLSGGEKARVALAKLFLTQANFLLLDEPTNHLDIPSIDALKQALSDFPGSYIVVSHDRYFLEGMIQRIWYIEDAQLREWQGDLNSWIQQKAFVTASSSSTYTPQQISQPAAEERARRKAYQQQKRQFEKIEKQLDALQEQIRDVELKLADPALYADKQEFLKIEQLYRNLQSQYQDLQTRYEEAFERLMEMEKEL, via the coding sequence TTGCAACATATTACGCTTGAATTTGGGGCACGCAGCCTGCTGCACGATATAAACTGGCACATCGGCAAAGGAGAACGCATAGGATTGGTAGGCCGCAATGGTGCCGGAAAATCAACCCTGCTGAAACTCATTGCCGGTGAATTATCGCCGCAGGAAGGGGTTGTAAATCGGCAGCGCGAACTGCGCGTCGGATTTTTTCATCAGGAATTGCTGAGCTTTCGGACAGAGGCGCCCATCCGCGATGTGGCGATGAGTGCGTTTGATGAAATCAACCGTTGCTGGCACCGCCTGCAAGAGCTGAGCCAGCAGATGGCCACCACCCAGCAGGAAAACCTGATGCAGGAATACGGCGAATTGCTCCATCAGTTTGAAACAGCCAATGGTTACCAGTTGAAGGCCCGTACAGAAGAAGTGTTGGAAGGACTGGGCTTCCGGACGAGCGACTTGGACCGGCCTTTTCATACATTTTCCGGCGGCTGGCGCATGCGGGTGCTGCTGGCCCGCCTGCTGCTGCAACAGCCCGACCTGCTCCTGCTCGACGAACCAACCAACCACCTGGATTTACCTAGTATGCAATGGCTGGAAAATTACCTGCAGCATATTCCCGGTACCTGCATCATTGCCTCACACGACCGCTATTTCCTCGACAGATTGGTTGAGAAAATCGTGGAAATCGATCAGCAACAACTTTTTATCTATACCGGAAATTATAGTGCCTACACCACACAGAAACAAGCCAGGCTGGAACACCAGCAAAGGGCATATGAAAATCAGCAAGCTTTCATTCAACATCAGCAAGCTTTTATAGAGCGCTTCCGGGCAAAGGCTACCAAAGCCGCACAGGTGCAGAGTGCAATCAAGAAACTGGAAAAGCTAGAACGCATTGAGCCCGTCGAAGGAACGACAATCACACCACGCTTTCAGTTCCGAATGCAACGTGAGCCTGGACGGCTGATCATGAGCGGGCATCACATCAGCAAATCATACAACGAAAATGCTGTATTAAAAGATGTTTCCTTTGAAATCATGCGGGGTGATAAAATTGGTTTGATTGGCGCCAATGGCCGTGGAAAATCAACCCTGCTCCGTATCCTGGCAGGTCAGGAATCATTTGAAGGAAAACTTCATACCGGGCACCATGTGGTAATGGCATATTATGCCCAACATCATACAGAACAACTGAATCCAGCCAACACCATCCTGCAGGAGGTAGAACAACATGCACCGGACTACACGACCCAGGAAATCCGCAATATCCTCGGACAATTCCTATTCAGTGGGGATGATATATTGAAGCCCATTCAGGTGCTGTCCGGCGGCGAAAAAGCCCGGGTGGCTCTGGCCAAATTGTTTCTTACACAAGCCAATTTCCTGTTGCTCGACGAGCCAACCAATCATCTGGATATTCCTTCCATAGATGCGCTAAAACAGGCACTGAGCGACTTTCCGGGCAGCTATATCGTAGTTTCCCATGATCGCTATTTTCTGGAAGGAATGATTCAAAGAATCTGGTATATCGAAGATGCACAACTCCGCGAATGGCAGGGAGATCTCAATTCCTGGATCCAGCAAAAAGCATTTGTAACAGCTTCTTCATCTTCAACCTATACCCCCCAGCAAATCAGCCAGCCTGCTGCAGAAGAGCGTGCACGCAGGAAAGCCTATCAGCAACAAAAACGTCAGTTTGAAAAAATCGAAAAACAGCTCGATGCTCTCCAGGAACAAATCCGCGATGTGGAACTTAAGCTGGCTGATCCCGCCCTGTATGCCGACAAACAGGAATTTCTGAAGATTGAACAACTCTACCGCAATCTTCAATCCCAATATCAGGACTTGCAAACCCGCTATGAAGAAGCGTTTGAGCGGCTGATGGAAATGGAGAAAGAATTATAA
- a CDS encoding acetyl-CoA C-acyltransferase has translation MPAQDVFIVGAARTPIGSFQGALSSVPATELGAIAIREALKRAQVAPEQIQEVFMGSVLQAALGQAPATQASLKAGIPDSVPATLVNKVCASGMKAIMLGSLSIAANDEHFIVAGGMENMSQAPYYLTKARNGYRLGHGELIDGMILDGLWDPYHQYHMGNAAELCARTYHLTREQQDAYARQSYERVAQAYANGWMQSQLVAVEVKEGKNRSTVQEDEEFRRANFEKMPLLKPAFEEGGTITAANASKINDGAAAVVLASEEAVKKSNLRPLARIVSFADAAQAPEWFTTTPIKAMDRALQKAGLKIQDMDFVEINEAFSCVAMVNAQQMGIPEEKLNVWGGAVALGHPLGCSGARIVVTLMHILQHHKARYGLAGICNGGGGASAMIIENLLR, from the coding sequence ATGCCTGCACAGGATGTATTCATTGTAGGTGCTGCACGCACGCCGATAGGCAGTTTTCAGGGAGCCCTTTCTTCCGTGCCCGCCACCGAGCTGGGTGCCATTGCCATTCGCGAAGCACTAAAACGCGCTCAGGTAGCTCCTGAACAAATTCAGGAGGTATTTATGGGTAGTGTGCTGCAGGCCGCACTCGGCCAAGCACCTGCCACACAGGCCAGCCTGAAAGCAGGAATCCCCGACAGCGTGCCAGCTACATTGGTGAACAAAGTTTGCGCCAGTGGCATGAAAGCCATCATGCTCGGCTCATTGTCCATCGCAGCCAATGACGAACATTTCATTGTGGCCGGAGGCATGGAAAACATGAGCCAGGCGCCTTATTATCTGACCAAAGCACGCAATGGTTACCGACTGGGACACGGCGAACTCATCGATGGTATGATTCTGGACGGACTCTGGGATCCCTATCACCAGTATCACATGGGCAATGCAGCTGAATTATGCGCCCGCACCTACCACCTTACACGCGAACAACAGGATGCATACGCCCGGCAAAGCTATGAACGGGTTGCACAAGCCTACGCCAATGGCTGGATGCAATCCCAGCTGGTTGCCGTGGAAGTGAAAGAAGGTAAAAATAGGAGCACGGTGCAGGAAGACGAAGAATTCCGCCGTGCCAATTTTGAAAAAATGCCCTTGCTCAAGCCTGCTTTTGAAGAAGGTGGTACCATCACCGCAGCCAATGCTTCCAAAATCAATGACGGAGCGGCCGCCGTGGTGCTGGCCAGCGAAGAGGCCGTAAAAAAATCAAACCTCCGACCTTTGGCGCGTATCGTTTCTTTTGCCGATGCCGCACAGGCACCCGAATGGTTTACCACCACCCCCATCAAAGCTATGGACAGGGCTTTGCAAAAAGCCGGATTGAAAATTCAGGATATGGATTTTGTGGAAATCAACGAAGCCTTTTCGTGTGTGGCTATGGTAAATGCACAACAGATGGGCATTCCGGAAGAAAAGCTGAATGTTTGGGGTGGCGCCGTGGCACTAGGACATCCTCTGGGCTGCAGCGGGGCCCGCATTGTGGTTACTCTCATGCATATTCTTCAACACCACAAAGCCCGGTACGGATTGGCCGGCATCTGCAACGGAGGCGGCGGTGCCAGCGCCATGATTATCGAAAACCTGTTGCGTTAA
- a CDS encoding alpha/beta hydrolase family protein, giving the protein MSISFLCHMGTGLAQTSSVRSYHVLDWNGHETLHDFITQRLHRQYQYRDSLLHQALLHHQLAQYQQHRLQQYLSLLGPMHEKTALHAQLLNTISEDGYRIEKIIFESLPHHHVTANLYIPAGKGPFPGILFCCGHEALAKATLTYQQTAILLARHGFVVLMIDPISQGERYQLTDSSGNPLTRGGTTEHTLLAAGANLLGTSVVKDELWDNIRAIDYLCSRPEVDTSRIGCIGNSGGGTQTAYLIPIDPRIKAAVICSYVTRRERTLLLLGPQDGCQWLPGEGEAGLDISDYIIMFAPRPLLILAGRYDFVDFNGTLDVFHELQQVYDTWGISAHIDLFAYDNGHGIQPPKQEKAVQWFRRWFMHDDMPVHEKALHTLPADSLQVTITGQVNTAFPDEQTLPALRLSTARSWQPSRTHWLQDSSQKQYQNMIRRMLHLPQSTHLSIDTQQTGTVAIAGYRFQKIIIRGNDFPPIPCLITDPSAFKSFTKWKIILDQAGKDAVLKDSLYLMESIRQGCMLLIADIRGIGETADDAAFNDKKYMNREYRNAMLALFTGFSLPAQRTQDVMVLLNFITQHTSLSQLPIDIEATGPAAEAALLAAALDPHIHQLTLSEMPHSFMDFLLHPATADTYSYVIPNALTCFDLPDLIQFVGREKVRITNR; this is encoded by the coding sequence ATGAGCATATCTTTTTTATGCCACATGGGTACTGGGCTTGCGCAAACCTCATCCGTCCGATCATACCATGTACTGGATTGGAACGGTCATGAAACCCTGCATGATTTCATTACCCAAAGGCTGCACCGGCAATATCAGTATCGGGACAGCCTGTTACACCAAGCTTTATTGCATCATCAGCTTGCTCAATATCAGCAACACCGCTTGCAGCAATATCTTTCTCTGCTTGGGCCTATGCATGAAAAAACAGCTTTGCATGCACAGCTGCTGAATACAATATCAGAAGATGGATATCGGATTGAAAAAATCATTTTTGAAAGTTTGCCCCACCATCATGTAACAGCCAATCTTTATATCCCAGCCGGAAAAGGACCTTTTCCCGGTATATTGTTTTGCTGTGGACACGAAGCGCTGGCCAAAGCCACCCTTACCTATCAGCAAACTGCTATTCTGCTGGCCAGACATGGATTTGTAGTGTTAATGATTGACCCAATATCACAAGGTGAAAGATATCAGCTCACGGATTCTTCGGGCAATCCTCTAACCCGCGGAGGTACTACGGAACATACACTGCTGGCAGCAGGTGCCAATCTGCTGGGCACAAGTGTGGTGAAAGATGAGTTATGGGATAATATACGTGCAATTGATTATCTGTGTTCCAGGCCGGAAGTAGATACTTCGCGCATCGGCTGCATAGGCAATTCAGGAGGAGGCACCCAAACGGCTTACCTGATACCCATTGATCCGCGCATCAAGGCAGCCGTGATCTGCAGTTATGTGACTCGCAGAGAAAGAACATTATTGCTGCTGGGACCTCAGGATGGCTGCCAGTGGCTGCCTGGTGAAGGTGAAGCAGGGCTGGATATCAGCGATTACATCATCATGTTTGCTCCCAGACCTTTATTGATTCTTGCAGGCAGGTATGATTTTGTGGATTTCAATGGTACACTCGACGTGTTTCATGAATTGCAACAGGTGTATGATACATGGGGTATTTCCGCCCATATTGATCTTTTCGCTTACGATAACGGACATGGTATTCAGCCACCCAAACAGGAAAAAGCCGTACAATGGTTTCGGCGGTGGTTTATGCATGATGATATGCCTGTCCACGAAAAAGCGCTTCATACATTACCTGCAGACAGTCTGCAGGTAACCATCACAGGTCAAGTGAATACAGCATTTCCAGATGAGCAAACATTGCCGGCACTGCGGCTTTCCACAGCCAGGAGCTGGCAGCCTTCCCGTACTCACTGGCTTCAAGACAGCAGCCAAAAGCAATATCAAAACATGATCAGACGGATGCTACACCTGCCTCAATCAACGCATCTTTCAATTGATACTCAACAAACGGGCACTGTGGCAATTGCAGGTTATCGTTTTCAAAAAATCATTATCCGTGGAAATGATTTCCCACCCATACCCTGTTTGATAACAGATCCATCAGCATTCAAATCATTTACAAAATGGAAAATAATATTGGATCAGGCCGGCAAGGATGCAGTATTGAAAGATAGTCTGTATCTGATGGAATCTATCCGGCAAGGTTGTATGCTGCTGATTGCCGACATCAGGGGCATAGGAGAAACAGCTGATGATGCAGCCTTTAATGATAAGAAATATATGAATCGGGAATACCGGAATGCCATGCTGGCCTTGTTCACCGGATTTTCCCTGCCTGCACAACGCACCCAGGATGTGATGGTTCTGCTAAATTTTATTACACAACATACATCCTTATCTCAATTACCGATAGATATAGAAGCCACAGGACCAGCTGCTGAAGCAGCTTTGCTGGCTGCTGCACTTGATCCGCATATTCATCAGCTCACATTATCTGAGATGCCACATAGTTTTATGGATTTTCTTTTGCATCCTGCTACAGCCGATACATATAGTTATGTGATACCAAATGCTTTAACCTGTTTTGATTTACCCGATCTGATTCAATTTGTGGGGAGGGAAAAAGTCAGAATTACCAACAGATAA
- a CDS encoding sulfite exporter TauE/SafE family protein encodes MQLNIIAMAGLLILGICAGYLGGLAGVGGGILVVPALVYIFGFNQHQAQGTTLAMMIPPIGLLAAREYYLRGYVHISACLLLISGYLLGSYLGGRLAVHLPDHVVRKIFAWFILLVSLKILFFTPTKT; translated from the coding sequence ATGCAGCTCAATATAATTGCTATGGCAGGACTGCTGATACTCGGTATCTGTGCAGGTTATCTGGGTGGCCTTGCAGGCGTGGGCGGAGGCATTCTGGTGGTACCCGCACTGGTATATATTTTCGGATTCAATCAGCATCAGGCGCAGGGAACCACACTGGCCATGATGATTCCTCCCATTGGCCTGCTTGCAGCACGGGAATATTATCTGCGGGGATATGTGCACATATCTGCCTGTTTGTTGCTCATCAGTGGTTATCTGCTGGGAAGTTATCTCGGAGGAAGACTGGCTGTACATTTACCTGATCACGTCGTCAGGAAAATATTTGCCTGGTTCATACTGCTGGTTTCGTTGAAAATATTGTTTTTTACTCCCACAAAAACCTGA
- a CDS encoding c-type cytochrome — MKRRWVVMLLMAGLGILIIFFAGRWIWFDVFRVHILQQKHSLYQRSAPYIFWTPPDTSTLPHTAEGDLIRYGRLLIVHTARYLGPKGKIAHISNGMNCQNCHLAAGTLPFANNFSLVASTYPKYRARNDRVETVAFRVNACLKRSLNGEALDTHSREMKAFVAYLSWIGGQLHARISAGSQTQKVWGSGTEKLKYLKRAADTGAGRLVFMTYCQNCHGPRGEGLWVDSTGEYQYPPLWGKHSYNTGAGMYRISQFAAFVKNNMPYGTSYLHPQLTDDQAWDVAAFVNSQPRQAYRDLKYDWPKIADKPVDYPFGPYADSFQQQQHKYGPFEEIEKSRGSISVKQK; from the coding sequence ATGAAGCGAAGATGGGTAGTTATGCTGCTGATGGCAGGATTGGGAATCCTGATCATTTTCTTTGCGGGGAGATGGATATGGTTTGATGTATTCCGCGTGCATATTCTCCAGCAAAAGCATTCATTGTATCAGCGGTCTGCACCATATATCTTCTGGACACCACCGGATACCAGCACGCTTCCACATACGGCAGAAGGAGATTTGATTCGTTACGGCCGGTTATTGATTGTGCACACCGCCCGTTATCTGGGTCCCAAAGGGAAAATTGCACATATCAGCAACGGCATGAATTGCCAGAATTGCCATCTGGCTGCGGGAACATTGCCATTTGCCAATAATTTTTCATTGGTGGCATCTACTTATCCCAAATATCGTGCGCGGAATGATCGGGTTGAAACGGTTGCTTTCCGGGTAAATGCCTGTTTGAAAAGAAGTTTAAATGGTGAAGCATTGGATACCCATTCACGGGAGATGAAAGCTTTTGTAGCTTACTTGTCGTGGATTGGAGGGCAGCTTCATGCAAGGATTTCCGCCGGTAGCCAGACCCAGAAGGTCTGGGGATCCGGCACAGAAAAACTTAAATATTTGAAACGTGCGGCTGATACGGGTGCCGGCCGGCTGGTATTTATGACTTATTGCCAGAACTGCCATGGTCCCCGAGGAGAGGGTTTGTGGGTGGATAGTACGGGTGAATATCAATATCCGCCTTTGTGGGGAAAACATAGTTACAACACAGGTGCCGGTATGTATCGGATTTCCCAGTTTGCAGCGTTTGTCAAAAATAATATGCCGTACGGAACAAGCTATTTACATCCACAGTTAACCGATGATCAGGCCTGGGATGTGGCTGCATTCGTCAATTCACAACCCCGGCAGGCTTATCGGGATTTGAAATATGACTGGCCTAAGATTGCCGACAAGCCCGTGGATTATCCCTTTGGCCCCTATGCAGACTCTTTTCAGCAACAACAGCATAAATATGGCCCGTTTGAAGAGATTGAAAAATCAAGGGGAAGCATATCCGTTAAACAGAAGTAA